The Toxorhynchites rutilus septentrionalis strain SRP chromosome 3, ASM2978413v1, whole genome shotgun sequence genome includes a region encoding these proteins:
- the LOC129773723 gene encoding uncharacterized protein LOC129773723, with product MVNCNPVSTPAEASVKLDKSMSPATQEKMREIKEIPYQEAVGCLTYLAQATRPDISFAVNHISQFNANPGRSHWNAVKRIMRYLRGTRSQRLTYSKQNSTGLVGFTDADWGGEPDSRKSTTGYVFTFMGGAVSWNVKRQPTVALSSCEAEYIALSLTVQLQIFGMHQIPIRCDNKSAICIAQNQGYNPRTKHLDIRYHFVRDVLDQGVVELGYVNTKQQPADGFTKALAIRKLEENKRLIGFVA from the coding sequence ATGGTGAATTGTAACCCAGTTTCGACACCAGCAGAGGCGAGCGTCAAACTGGACAAGTCCATGTCTCCGGCGACACAGGAGAAGATGCGCGAAATAAAAGAGATTCCTTACCAGGAAGCAGTGGGGTGTCTCACCTATCTGGCGCAGGCAACGCGGCCGGACATCAGTTTCGCAGTAAACCATATCAGCCAATTCAACGCGAATCCCGGACGTAGCCACTGGAACGCTGTCAAGCGTATCATGAGGTACTTGCGAGGCACGCGTTCGCAACGTCTAACGTATTCGAAGCAGAATAGCACAGGCTTGGTTGGCTTCACAGATGCCGATTGGGGAGGAGAACCGGACTCCAGAAAATCCACCACCGGATACGTCTTTACGTTCATGGGAGGAGCTGTGTCGTGGAACGTCAAACGTCAACCAACAGTCGCATTGTCCTCGTGCGAAGCGGAATATATCGCGCTTTCCCTCACAGTCCAGTTGCAGATTTTCGGCATGCATCAGATTCCCATCCGATGTGACAACAAATCAGCCATCTGTATCGCTCAGAACCAAGGGTACAATCCACGAACAAAGCATCTAGACATCAGGTATCATTTCGTCCGAGATGTCCTGGATCAAGGAGTAGTGGAGCTGGGATATGTGAACACGAAGCAGCAGCCCGCTGATGGGTTCACAAAGGCCCTGGCAATCCGGAAGCTGGAAGAAAAtaaaaggttaattggattcgtTGCTTAA
- the LOC129773725 gene encoding uncharacterized protein LOC129773725: protein MEEMAQRYPHCRNLPIESYSNVRPRILIGLKHAPVSLVLKSKEGNFEQPIAVKTRLGWAICGGCCANDAANFVHYTFHVCECNRQSDDDVHQMVKEYFSMDSLGIMKTYKKLLSTNDQRAASLLQSLTKFNGTRFETGLLWRYDGVRFPDSKDMALRRYYGLERRMQKDAELANALQQKISEYLVKGYVRQLSDDELKRHYPRVWYLPIFPVFNPNKPGKIRIVWDGAAKVFGISLNSALLTGPDQLCSLVAILLQFREYRVGVTGDIKEMFHQILMRPEDQHCLRFFWRDKNGEIQVYVMNVMAFGASDAMFSTDTPEHAIRLAREVSQVHSAGGFEIRNWVSNSQQVLSALKEGSMTEKNMDLTTGPMATEKVLGMWWCTKSDEFIYKIGWNRFNPDLLNGCRRITKRQMLQILMTIFDPLGLISHFLMYLKVLLQEVWRAGIQWDEQISDPLHEKWIRWLKVLPNVENVRIPRCLRSSAIPNNCEVQLHSFVDASENGMSAALYLRFNLDDNICCSLVAAKTRVAPLRFHSIPRLELQAALIGARLTRTVMQSLSTSIHRKFYWTDSRDVLSWINSDHRRYSTFVAFRVGEILDATEAADWHWVPSKQNVADDGTKWETQPDLSSKSRWFRGPDFLYRSEAEWPKSCSMSMQTDNELRSSLMVHHLSPDSIINVADFSSWKRLNNVVAYVHRFIENCRRRRTKQFIESGPLSREELYASEGFLFRLAQREGYNEEVVLLTANCKNTSDNVLPKSSRLYKLLPRLDERGVMRMRSRIAACQYATEDAKSPVILPNDHPVTILLIYHYHQKFHHQNHAAVVNEMRQRFVISRLRVRYETVRKTGKRLAAYTRPFTHIGVDYFGPMEVVIGRRTEKRWGMIATCLTTRAIHIELVNSLSTNSCIIALRNFMSRRGTPRTIRSDRGTNFIGASRELKRLREIIDYDQVAKEFVTAETSWHFNPPLAPHMGGSWERLIQSVKKNLLVICPSKKPTEEVLRSCLIEIEGTLNSRPLTHVPIDNESSTALTPNHFLLGSSDGSKPFTSLDDSGALLKQSWRTSQALANQFWKRWLSDYLPEITRRTKWYADEKPISVDDIVVIVDPNLPRNSWPRGRVIATHPSKDGRIRSATVKTSTGDYDRPVTKLAVLEVRCGEE from the exons ATGGAAGAGATGGCTCAACGGTATCCGCATTGTCGTAATTTACCAATCGAGTCCTATTCAAATGTCCGTCCGCGTATACTCATCGGTCTGAAACATGCCCCTGTCAGCTTGGTACTGAAAAGTAAAGAAGGGAATTTCGAACAACCAATCGCCGTTAAGACTAGACTGGGATGGGCAATCTGTGGCGGATGTTGTGCCAATGATGCTGCAAACTTTGTCCATTATACGTTTCACGTTTGCGAATGTAACCGTCAATCCGATGATGATGTACATCAAATGGTGAAAGAATATTTTTCGATGGATAGTCTCGGAATAatgaaaacatacaaaaaactgCTATCCACGAACGACCAGAGAGCTGCTTCACTACTTCAATCTCTTACCAAGTTCAACGGTACCCGATTTGAGACCGGTCTATTATGGCGCTACGACGGTGTCCGTTTTCCAGATAGTAAGGATATGGCGCTACGTCGGTACTACGGACTTGAGAGGCGGATGCAGAAGGATGCGGAACTAGCCAACGCTCTGCAACAGAAGATATCTGAATATCTGGTCAAAGGATACGTGCGCCAACTGTCAGACGATGAGCTAAAAAGGCATTACCCAAGAGTGTGGTATTTACCTATCTTCCCAGTTTTTAACCCGAATAAACCCGGTAAAATAAGAATAGTGTGGGATGGAGCCGCAAAAGTCTTTGGTATTTCTCTAAACTCGGCACTTTTAACGGGCCCCGACCAGTTGTGTTCTCTCGTCGCAATATTGTTACAATTTCGTGAATACCGCGTCGGGGTTACTGGGGACATAAAGGAGATGTTCCACCAGATCCTCATGCGACCGGAAGACCAACATTGTCTACGGTTCTTCTGGAGAGACAAGAATGGTGAGATCCAGGTTTACGTGATGAACGTAATGGCATTCGGAGCCAGCGATGCGATGTTCAGCACAGACACACCAGAGCACGCCATTCGTCTAGCGCGAGAAGTTAGCCAAGTGCATTCCGCCGGTGGTTTTGAAATCCGTAACTGGGTGAGCAACTCTCAACAAGTATTAAGCGCGTTGAAAGAAGGCAGTATGACTGAGAAAAATATGGATTTGACGACGGGACCGATGGCGACGGAGAAAGTGTTAGGAATGTGGTGGTGCACTAAATCCGATGAATTCATATACAAAATTGGATGGAACCGGTTCAACCCCGATCTGCTCAACGGATGTCGTCGAATCACAAAACGCCAAATGCTGCAGATCCTCATGACTATCTTCGATCCCCTCGGACTGATTTCCCATTTCCTGATGTACTTAAAAGTACTGCTCCAAGAAGTGTGGCGAGCTGGTATTCAATGGGATGAACAAATCAGCGACCCACTACACGAAAAGTGGATCAGATGGCTAAAAGTGCTGCCAAATGTGGAGAACGTCAGAATTCCGCGGTGTCTTCGATCTTCGGCGATACCCAACAATTGCGAGGTACAACTGCATTCATTCGTAGATGCCAGCGAAAATGGTATGTCAGCTGCTCTGTACCTCCGTTTCAATCTAGACGACAACATCTGCTGTTCCTTAGTGGCAGCAAAAACCAGGGTAGCCCCTCTGAGATTCCACTCCATCCCGAGACTGGAGCTGCAGGCAGCTCTCATAGGGGCCAGATTAACCCGGACGGTTATGCAATCCCTCTCCACTTCGATTCATCGCAAGTTCTACTGGACCGACTCCCGTGACGTCCTCAGCTGGATAAATTCGGACCATCGACGATACAGTACTTTCGTGGCGTTTCGGGTCGGCGAAATACTCGATGCCACGGAAGCAGCAGATTGGCATTGGGTACCGTCCAAACAAAATGTAGCGGATGACGGCACCAAGTGGGAGACGCAGCCTGACCTTTCTTCAAAATCCAGGTGGTTCAGAGGTCCCGATTTCCTCTATCGAAGTGAAGCGGAATGGCCCAAATCATGTTCGATGTCCATGCAAACAGACAACGAATTGCGATCTTCCCTCATGGTTCATCACTTGTCGCCCGACTCAATTATCAACGTCGCGGATTTCTCAAGCTGGAAACGACTCAACAATGTGGTTGCCTACGTTCATCGCTTCATCGAAAACTGCCGAAGACGGAGAACCAAACAGTTCATCGAAAGTGGCCCGTTGTCCAGAGAAGAACTCTACGCTTCCGAAGGTTTCCTGTTCCGTCTAGCTCAACGGGAAGGTTATAACGAAGAGGTAGTCCTTCTGACCGCCAACTGCAAGAATACATCAGATAATGTCCTTCCTAAAAGCAGCCGATTATACAAGCTGTTGCCCAGATTGGACGAGCGTGGAGTGATGCGAATGCGCAGTAGAATAGCTGCCTGTCAATACGCCACCGAAGACGCGAAAAGTCCGGTGATTCTTCCAAACGACCACCCTGTGACCATTCTGCTGATTTACCACTACcaccaaaaatttcatcatcaaaaTCATGCTGCCGTTGTGAACGAGATGCGTCAAAGATTCGTGATCTCTCGCCTTCGCGTTCGGTATGAAACCgtcagaaaaacaggaa AGCGGTTAGCTGCCTATACACGACCGTTTACGCACATCGGCGTCGACTACTTCGGCCCCATGGAAGTCGTAATTGGAAGAAGAACAGAGAAAAGATGGGGAATGATCGCCACATGTCTTACGACACGAGCAATTCATATCGAGTTGGTAAACTCGCTAAGCACCAATTCGTGCATAATCGCATTACGAAACTTCATGAGTCGACGGGGAACACCAAGAACTATTCGAAGCGACCGGGGAACAAACTTCATTGGCGCCAGCCGAGAGCTTAAAAGGCTCCGGGAAATCATCGACTATGACCAGGTCGCCAAAGAATTTGTTACGGCAGAGACAAGCTGGCATTTCAACCCACCCTTGGCTCCACACATGGGTGGTAGTTGGGAGCGATTGATCCAGAGTGTGAAGAAAAACTTATTGGTCATCTGTCCCTCGAAGAAGCCAACTGAAGAAGTTCTGCGGAGCTgtctaattgaaattgaaggCACGTTGAACTCCCGGCCACTCACTCACGTGCCCATTGATAATGAATCATCAACCGCACTCACACCCAACCACTTCCTTTTGGGGTCATCCGATGGCTCGAAACCCTTCACGTCATTGGACGACAGTGGTGCCCTTCTTAAGCAAAGCTGGCGTACATCCCAGGCGCTGGCCAACCAATTTTGGAAACGCTGGCTGTCTGACTATCTCCCTGAAATTACGAGACGAACAAAATGGTACGCCGACGAGAAGCCAATTTCTGTGGACGACATCGTGGTCATCGTAGACCCAAACCTCCCGAGAAACAGTTGGCCAAGAGGTAGGGTCATTGCTACTCATCCAAGCAAAGATGGACGGATCCGGTCAGCTACGGTAAAGACATCAACTGGCGATTACGATCGACCTGTAACCAAACTGGCGGTTCTGGAAGTTCGATGCGGAGAAGAGTAA
- the LOC129777599 gene encoding uncharacterized protein LOC129777599 — protein MISNKNVNIARAICDRESGNNLKSFRQIALELSEYTLLERLENDDLCKSLGDLPNETESVFNIEQSHSGLYAATVQTNKSVNIFEVSSMKKTAEYRTNERSVWTLSFHPSNPNIIAFGTLGGKVFVYVDGQEVDWLDEQEPIGSLCFHPHHYFLVITSGNKVTFWDWQNNAIVTTATYSDCKCRFLQITASSMLITGISQTSLFACTGIGKNLANIEPQYLMGSFLRTVNFMLDSFEVGFTIENSFTVELAKYFHFWSHLLKTIAARKDEFRCFSSVKSKASCAKSYLNTTLNILNRRIDEVIEYVERTPVSFVPETTTYISEEIIDKYCHEPMIYFKRICFNFVERYNGYMKYIFDLSLVRSILRKIIKIYSDFGFYSSLETRPVTDYHLDGYFIARKTSEKNQYILQAWDLVSFPDNNDLLDFKQDWRNVISICSINNDSNVSISQCERYIASVRYMAVREMEVRSLSSANFGERMFVYKFAANFVSLSFSPSSRFIVIGLRCKKRLIFAYIIDRNVKWKIGVHFRTDLHSSNVRENDASTPNERVGLRLCLPKDSLNYKEINCIKWAVLPGHGLFVGLKSQFIQICR, from the exons ATGATCTCCAACAAAAATGTGAACATCGCAAGGGCAATCTGTGATCGGGAGAGTGGAAACAATTTGAAAAGTTTTAGACAAATAGCATTAGAGTTATCGGAATACACTTTACTGGAGCGTCTTGAGAATGATGATCTCTGCAAG TCCTTGGGCGATTTGCCGAATGAAACAGAATCAGTGTTCAATATTGAACAAAGCCATAGCGG ACTTTATGCAGCTACGGTACAGACAAATAAAAGCGTGAATATATTTGAAGTAAGCTCAATGAAGAAAACAG CTGAGTATCGCACAAATGAGAGATCCGTGTGGACGTTGTCCTTCCATCCATCTAACCCTAATATAATCGCATTTGGTACGCTAGGGGGAAAAGTTTTCGTTTATGTTGATGGG CAGGAGGTTGATTGGCTGGACGAACAAGAACCCATAGGTTCGCTGTGTTTTCATCCTCATCACTATTTCTTGGTGATCACTAGCGGAAATAAAGTGACTTTTTGGGATTGGCAAAACAATGCAATCGTCACAACGGCTACGTATAGTGATTGCAAGTGTCGGTTCCTACAAATCACTGCCAGTTCGATGCTCATTACCGGTATATCGCAAACGTCATTGTTCGCTTGCACAGGAATCGGGAAAAATCTCGCCAATATCGAACCTCAGTATCTGATGGGTTCATTTCTCAGGACAGTTAACTTTATGCTTGATTCATTTGAAGTTGGTTTCACtatagaaaatagttttactgtagAACTTGCAAAATACTTCCACTTTTGGAGTCATCTCTTGAAGACAATTGCGGCAAGAAAAGATGAATTCAGATGCTTTTCTTCGGTTAAATCAAAAGCAAGTTGTGCA aaatcttACTTGAACACTACATTGAATATCCTAAATCGACGGATAGATGAGGTAATTGAGTACGTTGAACGTACACCAGTCAGCTTTGTTCCGGAAACGACAACCTACATTAGCGAGGAAATTATTGACAAATATTGCCACGAGCCTATGATTTATTTCAAAcgcatttgtttcaattttgtcGAGCGATATAATGGATACATGAA ATATATATTTGATCTATCCTTGGTGCGAAGTATCCTGCGAAAGATTATTAAAATATATTCGGATTTCGGATTTTATTCATCACTTGAGACACGGCCCGTAACGGATTATCATTTAGATGGTTATTTCATTGCAAGGAAAACTTCCGAGAAGAATCAATACATCCTTCAAGCCTGGGACCTAGTCAGTTTCCCCGACAATAATGATTTACTAGATTTCAAGCAGG attggAGAAATGTTATATCGATTTGCTCAATTAACAATGATTCAAACGTTTCAATTTCGCAGTGCGaacgttatatagcttcggtgCGTTATATGGCAGTTAGGGAAATGG AGGTACGCAGTCTAAGTTCCGCAAATTTCGGTGAACGAATGTTTGTTTACAAATTTGCTGCGAATTTCGTATCACTTTCATTCTCACCCTCGAGTAGATTTATCGTGATCGGCTTACGCTGCAAAAAGCGACTTATATTTGCATACATAATAGATAGGAACGTTAAGTGGAAGATAGGCGTACACTTCCGTACTGATCTCCATTCTTCAAATGTCCGTGAAAACGACGCATCCACCCCAAAtg AGCGCGTTGGACTGAGACTGTGTCTTCCCAAAGATTCACTAAATTATAAAGAGATAAATTGCATCAAATGGGCAGTTTTACCTGGTCATGGACTTTTTGTAGGACTCAAATCACAATTTATCCAAATTTGTAGATAA